Proteins found in one Leptospira bouyouniensis genomic segment:
- a CDS encoding DUF883 family protein, giving the protein MEEAKKDKSLIDEIKLYEKKAKEIEQRAKEKYMEQVSDIKQKLGKASEEASIRAKEVIDNVGTYVKENPQKAAVIGFGVGLGLGLALGWFFKKK; this is encoded by the coding sequence ATGGAAGAAGCAAAAAAAGATAAGTCTCTCATCGACGAAATTAAGTTGTATGAGAAAAAAGCCAAGGAAATTGAACAAAGAGCCAAGGAGAAGTATATGGAACAAGTAAGTGACATCAAACAAAAGTTAGGAAAAGCAAGCGAAGAAGCTTCCATCCGAGCAAAAGAAGTGATTGATAATGTGGGAACATATGTAAAAGAAAACCCACAAAAAGCTGCTGTGATTGGATTTGGTGTCGGACTTGGTCTTGGACTTGCCCTCGGTTGGTTTTTTAAGAAGAAATAA
- a CDS encoding LBF_4227 family protein encodes MDERHSKHRKKGGLKATFEEFIAKLVSYAEVIVIYLQKNVQFYVQKFVKKSVWVFTALTLIFLGLMYTSYGIFLSIQKFIAAGDPILASFGTGFGFLVFAILFLSLVFRK; translated from the coding sequence TTGGACGAAAGACACTCTAAACACCGCAAAAAAGGTGGTTTAAAAGCCACCTTCGAAGAATTCATCGCCAAACTCGTATCTTATGCCGAAGTGATAGTGATTTATCTGCAAAAAAACGTACAGTTTTATGTGCAAAAATTTGTTAAAAAATCAGTTTGGGTCTTCACTGCTCTCACACTCATTTTCCTTGGGCTTATGTACACTTCGTACGGAATTTTTCTAAGCATACAAAAATTTATCGCTGCAGGAGATCCCATCCTTGCCAGTTTCGGAACAGGTTTTGGATTTCTAGTGTTCGCTATTCTCTTTTTATCGTTAGTATTTCGTAAGTAA